In one window of Harpia harpyja isolate bHarHar1 chromosome 11, bHarHar1 primary haplotype, whole genome shotgun sequence DNA:
- the PCSK9 gene encoding proprotein convertase subtilisin/kexin type 9, whose product MAPRALVLVLALVLARAAAELAEELMLALGEAEEEEAAALGAVPSGHAAFQRAAKASWRLPGRYVVVLRAGGGQAEVRGTARRLQARAARRGYLTELLHVFHLLPAFLVKMSSDVLDTALKLPHVEYVEEDAYVFAQSIPWNLGRIVPPQPSSGAYSPPNKGDLVEIYLLDTSVQSTHREIEGRVLVTDFESVPEEDGTRFHRQASKCDSHGTHMAGVLSGRDAGVATGANIRSLRVLNCQGKGTVSGTLIGLEFIKATLEAQPHAPLVVLLPFAGAYSRALNAGCRRMARMGAVMVAAAGNYKDDACLYSPASEPEVITVGATNSEDQPASIGTLGTNFGRCVDLFAPGDDIIGASSDCSTCFTAQSGTSQAAAHVAGIAAMLLSAEPQLSLAELRQHLLRFATKNVMDMVWFPEEQRLQTPNSVAGLPARLGADERLYCRSVWSARSGLTRHATAVARCAGAEEMLSCSSFSRSGRRLGEHMEDKDGQKQCVAHNAFRGRGVYAIARCCTWPRAECRINASSPTAEGAGCSPQDHVLTGCSFHSPAAALGDGGRPVAGPGSWPGRCAGGTEVMAHASCCPAAGLECRVKERASPGSAEKVTVSCDDGWTLTGCNARSQSPGTMGAYAVDDTCVAASVPGSSVAAAIAICCRSRQ is encoded by the exons ATGGCCCCGCGGgcgctggtgctggtgctggcgCTGGTGctggcgcgggcggcggcggagctggcggaggagctgaTGCTGGCTCTGGGGgaggccgaggaggaggaggcagccgcCCTCGGGGCCGTCCCCTCGGGGCACGCCGCCTTCCAGCGTGCCGCTAAG GCGTCGTGGCGGCTGCCCGGGCGCTACGTGGTGGTGCTGCGGGCAGGTGGTGGCCAAGCCGAGGTGCGAGGCACGGCGCGGCGGCTGCAGGCCCGGGCTGCTCGGCGGGGATACCTGACCGAACTGCTGCACGTCTTCCACCTCCTGCCCGCCTTCCTGGTGAAGATGAGCAGCGATGTCCTGGACACG GCGCTGAAGCTGCCGCACGTGGAGTACGTCGAGGAGGACGCTTACGTCTTTGCCCAGAGCATCCCCTGGAACTTGGGCAGGATTGTGCCGCCGCAGCCCAGCTCGGGCGCCTACAGCCCTCCCA ATAAAGGTGACCTGGTGGAGATTTACCTGCTGGACACCAGCGTGCAGAGCACCCATCGGGAGATCGAGGGCAGGGTGCTCGTGACCGACTTCGAGAGCGTCCCCGAGGAGGATGGCACCCGCTTCCACAGGCAG GCCAGCAAGTGTGACAGCCATGGGACCCACATGGCCGGGGTGCTGAGCGGACGTGACGCTGGCGTGGCCACGGGCGCCAACATCCGCAGCCTCCGCGTGCTGAACTGCCAGGGGAAGGGCACCGTCAGCGGGACCCTCATCG GTCTGGAGTTTATCAAGGCGACGCTGGAGGCTCAGCCCCACGCGCCGCTGGTGGTCCTGCTGCCCTTCGCCGGCGCCTACAGCCGTGCGCTCAACGCCGGCTGTCGGCGGATGGCGCGGATGGGGGCGGTGATGGTCGCGGCTGCCGGTAACTACAAGGACGATGCTTGCCTGTATTCACCAGCGTCCGAGCCGGAG GTCATCACGGTCGGCGCCACCAACAGCGAGGACCAGCCCGCCTCCATCGGCACCCTGGGCACCAACTTCGGCCGCTGCGTGGATCTGTTCGCCCCGGGGGACGACATCATCGGCGCCTCCAGCGACTGCAGCACGTGCTTCACGGCGCAGAGCGGGACGTCGCAGGCGGCCGCCCACGTGGCAG GCATCGCCGCCATGCTGCTCAGCGCCGAGCCCCAGCTGAGCCTCGCCGAGCTCCGGCAGCACCTCCTGCGCTTCGCCACCAAGAATGTCATGGACATGGTCTGGTTCCCCGAGGAGCAGCGGCTCCAGACGCCCAACAGCGTGGCCGGGCTGCCCGCCCGGCTGGGCGCAG ATGAGCGGCTGTACTGCCGCTCGGTGTGGTCGGCGCGCTCGGGGCTCACCCGGCACGCCACGGCCGTGGCTCGCTGCGCCGGTGCCGAGGAGATGCTCAGCTGCTCCAGCTTCTCCCGCAGCGGCAGGCGGCTGGGGGAGCACATGGAG GACAAGGACGGACAGAAGCAGTGCGTGGCCCACAACGCTTTCCGCGGCCGGGGCGTCTACGCCATCGCCAGGTGCTGTACGTGGCCCAGGGCCGAGTGCCGGATCAACGCCAGCTCCCCGACGGCCGAGGGGGCCGGCTGCTCCCCGCAGGACCACGTGCTGACCG GTTGCAGTTTCCACTCCCCCGCCGCGGCGCTGGGTGACGGCGGCAGACCCGTCGCGGGGCCGGGGAGCTGGCCCGGCCGCTGCGCCGGCGGGACGGAGGTGATGGCGCACGCCTCGTGCTGTCCCGCCGCCGGCCTCGAGTGCCGGGTGAAGGAGCGCGCGTCCCCGGGCTCTGCGGAGAAG GTGACGGTGTCCTGCGACGACGGCTGGACGCTGACGGGCTGTAACGCCCGTTCCCAGAGCCCCGGCACCATGGGAGCCTACGCCGTGGACGATACCTGCGTGGCAGCCAGCGTCCCGGGCAGCAGCGTGGCCGCAGCCATCGCCATTTGCTGCCGGAGCCGGCAGTAG